The following is a genomic window from Collimonas fungivorans Ter331.
TTGACGTTGAAGTCGAACACGCGATGGCGCTGGGTGGCCAGCGGATCGCCGTCGCAAAACAGAACCACCGCATCCGATTTCTTTTGCGACGCATTCAGGAACACGCGTTGCAGCCATTCGCGGTTGGCGATCTGCCGGTCTTCGAATTCGCTGTTGCGGCCGCCTTCCGCCAGGTAGTGGTTATTGGCGGCGGGCAGGTTGATGGTGGCGAACACCACGTTGCCGATCTCCCAGCGCGCATTCTCCACATAACTGCGGAATTTTGGCGAGGTCGATTGCCGGATCAGCGGGATCTTGCTGTCGCCAAAAGAAAATTCATCGGAAAAGAACAGCTCGCGGATCCGGCTCAGGCGTTCTATCGCGGCGGAGCGGTCGGCCGTAGTCCTGCAGGTTACCCAGTCGCTGGCCGACAGGGAAACGATCAGGCCGTTTTTTGCGCTGCTCAGCAAGGCCTTGCGCTGGCCGTACAACTTGTCGGTGCACGGCTCGCTGCTGGCCTTGATGCCGTTCGCCACCACAAACGCCAGGTTGTCGGCGTCGGTTTCGCTGATGGCGCCGCGCAGCGCGGTTTCATCGGCGTTGCTGCGAAATACATGGGCGATCACGCCGAAACTGAAGCCGGAGGTTTCCGCCAGCACCGTGCCGCAATTTGCCGCCAACGCCAGCAGCAGCGCTAGCTGGACCGGCAGTGTGCGGCGCTGGCGGGCGAAGGCGCTCATCAGTTTTTCTGCCCGCTGCTGAGATGCTTCAGCCGATATAGCTGTTCCAGCGCTTCGCGCGGGGTCAGGGTGTCGGGATCGATGCTGTCCAGGGCGATCAGCAATTCGCTGTCCACGGCCTCGCTGCCGCCGGTTTCATCGGCGTCCATGCTGGCGGCCTGCGCAAACAGGTCGAATTGCGGCGTCGGCTGCACCGATTGCGACTCCAGCAAGGCCAGGTGCTTGCGGGCGGCGCGGATCACCGGCGCCGGCACGCCGGCCAGCTGCGCCACCTGCAGGCCATAGCTCTGGGACGCAGGCCCGGCCTGCACGGCATGCAGGAAGACGATGCTGTCCTTGTGCTCGACCGCCGACAAATGCACGTTGGCGGCCGACGGATGCAGGTCCGGCAGCTGGGTCAGTTCGAAATAGTGGGTGGCGAACAAGGTGAAGCTGCGGGTGGCGTCGATCAGGTGGCGCGCGATCGCCCACGCCAGCGCCAGGCCGTCGAAGGTCGAGGTGCCGCGGCCCACTTCATCCATCAGCACCAGCGAGTTTTCGCTGGCGCCGTTGAGGATGGCGGCCGATTCGGTCATTTCGACCATGAAGGTGGAGCGGCCGCCGGCCAGGTCGTCGGCGGCGCCGATACGGGTGAAGATGCGGTCGATCGGACCCAGCACGGCGCTGTCGGCGGGCACGTAGCTGCCGACGTAAGCCAGCAGGGTGATCAGCGCTACCTGGCGCATGAAGGTCGATTTACCGCCCATGTTGGGGCCGGTGATCAGCAGCAGCTTGCGTTCGGGCGACAGCTGGCAGTCGTTGGCGATGAAGCGTTCAATCTGTTTTTCCACTACCGGATGGCGCCCTTGCACGATCTGGATCGCCGGTTCGTTCACCAGCCGCGGCACGCACCAGTCGTGGCGCGCAGCGTGGTCGGCCAGCGCCACCAGAGTGTCGAGCTGGGCCAGCGCGTGGGCGATGTTTTGCAAGGTGCCGATATGCGGCGCCAGGTCTTGCAATATCTGGTCGTACAGCGCTTTCTCGCGGATCAGCGCGCGTTCCTGCGCCGACAGGGCCTTGTCTTCAAACGCTTTCAGTTCCGGCGTGATGTAGCGCTCGGCATTTTTCAGGGTCTGGCGCCGGCGGTAATCGTCCGGCACCTTGGTGGTCTGGCCGTGCGTGACTTCGATGTAGAAGCCGTGCACCTTGTTGTATTCGACGCGCAGGTTGGCGATGCCGGTGCGCGCCCGTTCACGCGTTTCCAGGTCGACCAGGAACTGGCCGGCGTTTTCCGACAGTCCACGCAGTTCATCCAGTTCGGCGTCGAAGCCGGGGGCGATGACGCCGCCGTCGCGCACCATGGTCGACGGTTCGGCCGCGATTGAGGTCTGCAACAGCTGCAGGCAGTCGACCGGGGTTTCCAGCGCGCTTTGCAGTTCCTGCAGCAGCGGCGCTTGATTTTCACTGCCGCACATGGCGATGTCGGCGCGCAGGGAGTCCAGCTGTAGCAGGCCGTCGCGCAAGCCGGCCAGGTCGCGCGGCCGCGCCGACAGCAGGGCGATGCGGGCGGTGATCCGTTCGATGTCCGGTACAGCACTGAGCGTACTGGAAATGGCGCTGCCGGCATCGGCGGCAATCAGGGCGCCGATCGCCGCGTGGCGGCCGCGGGCTACCGCCTGGTCGCGCTTGGCGTGGTGCAGCCAGTGGCGCAGCAGGCGCGATCCCATCGCGGTGCGGCAGTGATCCAGCAGCGAAAACAGGGTAGGGGCGCCGGACGAGGCGTCCTGGCCACGTATGGTTTCGGTCAGTTCCAGGTTGCGCCGGGTGGCGGCGTCGAGGCCGATGAATTCGTTTTCGGTTTCCACCGTGAGCGTGCGCACATGCTGCAAACCCTTGCCCTGGGTCGATTGCGCGTAACGCAGCAAGGCGCCGGCGGCGCCGATGGCGGCGCTCAAGCCCTCGGCGCCAAAGCCGCCCAGGCTGCTGACGGCGAGCTGGTCGAGCAGCGCTTTCTGGCCGTTGGCGATATCGAAGTGCCATTCCGGCACAGTAGTGGCCTTGTCGACCACGGCGCTGCTCCACATGGTTTCCACCATGTCGGCGGCCAGGATCTCGGCCGGGGCGATGCGTTCCAGCTCCTGCTTCAGCAGGGTATCCAGCGTCGCCGCTTCGCAGGCGAATTCCATCATCTTCAAGGCGCCGCTAGCCATCGACAGCCAGGCCAGGCCGACCTTGACCGCCTTGCGCTGCTGGGTCACGTACAGCGCCAGCAAGGGCTGGTCCGATTTTTCCGGCAGCAGGTTGGAGTCGGTCAGTGTGCCGGGCGTGATCACGCGCAGCACTTTGCGGTCGACCGGCCCCTTGCTGGTGGCCGGATCGCCGATCTGTTCGCACAGCGCCACCGATTCGCCCAGCTTGATCAGCTTGGCCAGGTACTGGTCGGCGGAATGGAAGGGCACGCCGCACATCTTGATCGGCGCGTTGTTGTAGGTGCCACGTGCGGTCAGCGTGATACCCAGCAGGCGCGCCGCTTTTTCCGCATCGTTGAAAAACAGTTCGTAAAAATCCCCCATCCGGTAAAACACGAGCGTGTCTGGATAGTCGGCCTTGATGCCGAGGTATTGCTGCATGCCGGGTGAAACTTTTTGTGCCGCTGCCGTCATCGGGCGGCCCGTTGCTGGAAATTTGATTGCATTAAATGGGTTCTTTCTCAGGCGCTGAACCGCGCCTGATCGCTAATATTCGGGAATAGGCGATATTGTAAGCCGAACAAGGCTCAGCCGCCATTTCTTTGCGGTTCGGGATGCCTGTTGCACAAGCATTGGCGCGCCTGCTTTTATCGCGGCGGAGCGCTGTCCTGGAAAAACATTTCGCGCATCAGGAACTGCTGCAGTTCGGCCGTATCCTTCAACCTGGCGCTGAGCGTGATGACGCGGCCCAGCCGCTGCGAGCGCCATGGGATGTCGGTGCTGGTCTTCTTGCGGATCATCTCTATCATCTTGTTGACGATCGCCATCTCGATGCTTTCTTCGCTGCCGCGCTCAACCGGGATATTCTGCTGCGCGCTGCGGCTGGCGTTGGCGTTCCAGCCGCGGAAAATCAGGCTGGCGCGGAACGGGGTTTTATCGCGCACTTCGAAGATGCCGCCGGACTTGTCCTTGTCCATGCCCATCCAGCCGCGCTGCGCCTGGATGTTGGCGCGCGCGATGTCGTTCGGCGACTGCGGCGCTTCTTCCGCGGTCTCGCCGGCTTCGGTGCGTTCCTGGGCCTGGGCTGCTTCACGCCGCTGGCGCGCGGCCTGGATGTGCGAAGAAAAATCCTCTTCTACCGATTGCTGGTACTTGGGCGCATCGGGCGGCGGCGGTATGGTCGGCTCGGGCGCGGTGGCGACCACCGGTTTGCGAACCTGATCCTGTTTCGACTCGGTCTTGCGTGGTTTTGGTGCGGATTTCGGCTTGGCGGGAGGCGCCTGCCGTTTCGGCGGCGGTACGCTGCTGGGCGCCGTCGCGGCGCTGATGAGCAGCAATCCCATGTTGCCGGGCGAGGGCGAGGCCAGCGGCATCTCGACCGCCAGCTTGGTCAGTAAAAACCAGATGCCGATAATGTGGACCAGGACCGAAACCAGTACGCCGATGATCTTCGAAATGCGCCATTGACCGGCCTGCTGCTGGTCTGTCTGCGACGTTTCGCCCGGAGTTTCGCCTGGATTAACACTCCCTTCCTTCATCGGTTCAACCCTGTATCATCAACGTGATGGCAAGTTCGACAGCGTTGACGGCGGCCCCGCGGGAAACCGTGCCGTCCGCTGCTCTGGCGCCAAAGGTCGTCATGTTACCGTAACCAGCTTAAAACGCCATTGCCGGCGGCGCGTCCGGAGGCCAGGCAGACGCTGAGCAAGTAGCCGCCGGTGGGCGCTTCCCAGTCCAGCATTTCGCCGGCGCAGAATACGCCTGGCAAGGCCTTGAGCATGAGCCCCTGGTCCATGCCTTCAAACCTTACGCCGCCGGCGCTGCTGATGGCTTCGTCGATGGGGCGGGCGGCCAGCAGGGTCAGCGGCAGCGCCTTGATGGCTTGCGCGAGCAGCAGCGGCTGGCCAAAATCGGCGGCCGGCACCAGTTCCCGCAGTAGGCTGGTCTTGACCCCTTTTAGGCCCAGGCGGCTTTGCAGGTGGCTGGACCAGGAGCGCGCGCCGCGCGGCCGCGCCACTTCGTCCGTCACGCGTTGCAAGGACCAGTCGGGCAACAGGTCGAGATGTATCAGGGCGCTGCCGCTGGCGGCGATGCGGTCGCGCAGGCCCGCCGACAATGCATAGATCAGGCTGCCTTCGACGCCATCGGCGGTAATCACGAATTCGCCTTGCTTGCGCAGCGCCGGCCGGTCGTTCTCGCTGATGGCGATGGCGACCGATTTCAGATGATGGCCGGCAAAGTGTTCGCGGAAATAGTCGCTCCAGGCCGCCTCGAAACCGCAGTTCGCAGGCAGCAGCGGCGCCACGGGCACCTCGCGCCGGGCCAGCAGCGGCACCCATTTTGCATCGGAACCCAGGCGCGCCCAGCTGCCGCCGCCCAAGGCCAGCACGACCGAATCGGCATCCACTGCGAGCTCTCCTTGCGGTGTTTCGAAGGATAGCGCGCCGGCCTCGTTCCAGCCCAGCCAGCGATGGCGCATGTGGAAGCCGACGCCGGCCTGCCGCAGGCGATGCAGCCAGGCGCGCAGCAAAGGCGCGGCTTTCATGTCGGTCGGGAACACGCGGCCGGAGGAACCGATGAAGGTGTCTATGCCGAGCGCGTGCACCCATGCGCGCAAGGCGTCCGGATTGAACTGGTCCAGCAGCGGCACGATTTGCGGGCGGCGCGCACCGTAGCGCGACAGGAAATCGTCGTAGGCCTCGGAATGGGTCAGGTTCATGCCGCCTTTGCCGGCCAGCAGGAATTTGCGGCCTACCGAGGGCATGGCGTCGTACACATGGACTTGCATTCCGCCAGCCGCCAGCACCTCGGCCGCCATCAGGCCGGCCGGGCCGCCGCCGATAACGGCGACTGTTTTTTGCAATCCGGAATTATTCAACGAAGTCATCAGTCGGGGAAAGCCAATCCTGCAGTGTGATTCAAGGGAGTTTTAATAAGAAGAGTTGCAGGAACTGCCATAAAAATCTGCCAGAGGAAGCGGTCTGCAACTTTACCATATTGCAGCAATCAACACGGCCGGCAAGCAGCCGCTAAAGCCCATTGGTGACATGGAAACAAAAGAGGCTGGTTTGCACCAGCCTCTTTTACAGAGAGTTACATTTTTCCTGGCAAATAAACGCTAGGACACAATAGCCAACTAACGCTTCAGTTGGCTAATATCGCGCACCGCGCCGCGGTCGGCCGAAGTCGCCATGGCGGCATAGGCTAACAGCGCCTGCGACACATAACGCTGGCGATTGACCGGTTTCCAGGCATCCTTGCCCTTGGCTTCCATTGCAGCACGGCGTTGCGCCAGCTCGCTGTCGCTGATTTTCAGGTGCATGCGGCGTTCCGGGATATCGATTTCGATGATGTCGCCTTCTTCCACCAGGCCGATGGCGC
Proteins encoded in this region:
- the mutS gene encoding DNA mismatch repair protein MutS, with the translated sequence MTAAAQKVSPGMQQYLGIKADYPDTLVFYRMGDFYELFFNDAEKAARLLGITLTARGTYNNAPIKMCGVPFHSADQYLAKLIKLGESVALCEQIGDPATSKGPVDRKVLRVITPGTLTDSNLLPEKSDQPLLALYVTQQRKAVKVGLAWLSMASGALKMMEFACEAATLDTLLKQELERIAPAEILAADMVETMWSSAVVDKATTVPEWHFDIANGQKALLDQLAVSSLGGFGAEGLSAAIGAAGALLRYAQSTQGKGLQHVRTLTVETENEFIGLDAATRRNLELTETIRGQDASSGAPTLFSLLDHCRTAMGSRLLRHWLHHAKRDQAVARGRHAAIGALIAADAGSAISSTLSAVPDIERITARIALLSARPRDLAGLRDGLLQLDSLRADIAMCGSENQAPLLQELQSALETPVDCLQLLQTSIAAEPSTMVRDGGVIAPGFDAELDELRGLSENAGQFLVDLETRERARTGIANLRVEYNKVHGFYIEVTHGQTTKVPDDYRRRQTLKNAERYITPELKAFEDKALSAQERALIREKALYDQILQDLAPHIGTLQNIAHALAQLDTLVALADHAARHDWCVPRLVNEPAIQIVQGRHPVVEKQIERFIANDCQLSPERKLLLITGPNMGGKSTFMRQVALITLLAYVGSYVPADSAVLGPIDRIFTRIGAADDLAGGRSTFMVEMTESAAILNGASENSLVLMDEVGRGTSTFDGLALAWAIARHLIDATRSFTLFATHYFELTQLPDLHPSAANVHLSAVEHKDSIVFLHAVQAGPASQSYGLQVAQLAGVPAPVIRAARKHLALLESQSVQPTPQFDLFAQAASMDADETGGSEAVDSELLIALDSIDPDTLTPREALEQLYRLKHLSSGQKN
- a CDS encoding cell envelope integrity protein TolA — encoded protein: MKEGSVNPGETPGETSQTDQQQAGQWRISKIIGVLVSVLVHIIGIWFLLTKLAVEMPLASPSPGNMGLLLISAATAPSSVPPPKRQAPPAKPKSAPKPRKTESKQDQVRKPVVATAPEPTIPPPPDAPKYQQSVEEDFSSHIQAARQRREAAQAQERTEAGETAEEAPQSPNDIARANIQAQRGWMGMDKDKSGGIFEVRDKTPFRASLIFRGWNANASRSAQQNIPVERGSEESIEMAIVNKMIEMIRKKTSTDIPWRSQRLGRVITLSARLKDTAELQQFLMREMFFQDSAPPR
- a CDS encoding TIGR03862 family flavoprotein, whose translation is MTSLNNSGLQKTVAVIGGGPAGLMAAEVLAAGGMQVHVYDAMPSVGRKFLLAGKGGMNLTHSEAYDDFLSRYGARRPQIVPLLDQFNPDALRAWVHALGIDTFIGSSGRVFPTDMKAAPLLRAWLHRLRQAGVGFHMRHRWLGWNEAGALSFETPQGELAVDADSVVLALGGGSWARLGSDAKWVPLLARREVPVAPLLPANCGFEAAWSDYFREHFAGHHLKSVAIAISENDRPALRKQGEFVITADGVEGSLIYALSAGLRDRIAASGSALIHLDLLPDWSLQRVTDEVARPRGARSWSSHLQSRLGLKGVKTSLLRELVPAADFGQPLLLAQAIKALPLTLLAARPIDEAISSAGGVRFEGMDQGLMLKALPGVFCAGEMLDWEAPTGGYLLSVCLASGRAAGNGVLSWLR